Within Oncorhynchus keta strain PuntledgeMale-10-30-2019 chromosome 30, Oket_V2, whole genome shotgun sequence, the genomic segment TGCTGCAATACAAATGCTGCAATACAAAATGCTGCAATACAAAATGCTGCAATACAAAATGCTGCAATACAAAATGCTGCAATACAAAATGCTGCAATACAAAATGCTGCAATACAAAATGCTGCAATACAAAATGCTGCAATACAAAATGCTGCAATACAAAATGCTGCAATACAAAATGCTGCAATACAAATGCTGCAATACAAAATGCTGCAATACAAAATGCTGCAATACAAATGCTGCAATACAAATGCTGCAATACAAATGCTGCAATACAAATGCTGCAATACAAAATGCTGCAATACAAAATGCTGCAATACAAAATGCTGCAATACAAATGCTGCAATACAAAATGCTGCAATACAAAATGCTGCAATACAGCAATACAAATGCTGCAATACAAAATGCTGCAATACAAATGCTGCAATACAAATGCTGCAATACAAAATGCTGCAATACTACAATCCAAACCTCAGTGGATATGAGACGTCTTTCCAAACACACAAAACCCGAACGGTCAGACCGATAATGAAATATGATTCGGCACTAGACCCCAGTTCCAAGATAAAAACCTCCAAAAGGAAATTATGACTGAGATAAATATCAATATCTGACAATATCAACTCTCATTATCTTTGTGGAATATGAGTATAGAGGAAATGAAATTCAGATGTTTGTCAGGCTATCTTTATATTGTCACCCTTGAAATACTCTATATTTATTTGGAACACTTAAAGCCCAACTAGGTAAGGCTTAATCTCCCAGCACATTTATCTGTGTTAAAGAGGACACAGTCATCTTAAACTATTCAGGCAAACAAGCTAATTGGCTACACTGTCCCTATTAGAATGTCCCAATACAGAATGAATCTGTGACCATGTAATGTGACATTTTAGATGCAGATTCAAGGGTGATTTAAATCATAcaaatcatttttaaaaatcatTACTGCCACATGCATTTTGCTTGCAGCTAAATTGTTGATTGCCCTAAAATTATAAGCAGGTTGAACTTTATTGGAATGAGTCTTGTCTTgaaggcagaactgagcgatctCTGCTAGATGGTCCAGTTGCAAAGTCAAAATGGTTTATTTTGTTCtcaatttaaggttagggttaagcattaggtttagcagtgtggttaaggttagggttcggtTTTAAATGATTGGATGATTTTGTTCCAGCTTGTGACcactccagaacaagattcatgacgaGAAACGCTAACCTGCTAATTAGAATGGGAATTATTATGTGACATTTGCACTGGTTTCGCACAAATTGTGATGTAGTTTTCAGAAATACACACACCCGctcaccagtggaggctggtgagaggaggacggctcatagtaatggctggaacagagcggaatggaatggcatcaaacacctggtaACCATGTTTGATGCATTTGATAGTATTCCACCtattctgctccagtcattaccacaagcccgtcctccgcAATtacggtgccaccaacctcctgtgcctcTCACTCACGTGTGGTTATGAATAAATTGACCACCCCATTTAACACACCCTTTGATGTGACTATAATTGAGATGCTTTTATTATCTCAGAACCCAAAGATTGCAATTATAATCTTTTTTTAAAAACACATGGATTCCACAGCAATATGATCAACAGAAAAAGTCATTATGAAGCCTGAGCAGTAAAAGCCTGGAACATTCCACATGTGTTGCACCTTATTAGTATTCTCATCAATCACCACTGTTAAGCTTTGGTCAAGCGTAGAAGCTTCTTCTATTACCATATCTATCTTTGGTGCATTTATTTCCCCCTCAAGTACGCCAAATTCCTAAGTACTTGTAAAGGTCGTTCACCGTACCCTGAACAGTCTTACAGAACTGTCAGCATAGTTTACGTTAACCTATAGTGAAGTATACGTCTGTTAGGTGGAATACTATGACACTGTTGTTAGTTTTGTGAAGGAATAAGGCAAAACCTACACTTTAACAGTGACACATCATGTGGCCCATATCTATAGTATATTTCATGCATTTTGTCTCAGGTTCCTTTAAATATTTGAATGGTCATCTAGATTAAGACTCTACTTTACCCTAAACAGCATTTTGGCAACAGGTTTCTTGGCTGCCTGGGCTGGAATACAGAGGTTGTTGTACAGGTCAGTGTCCACCATGCCTGGGTCTACTGCGTTGGATGTTACTGGGAGCCCTGCTGCTGTTAGCCTCTCCTGCAGATGGTATGTGAAGAGGACCAGGGCCAGTTTACTCTGAGAGTAGGCACCATGTGCACTGTAGCaggacctggagggagagagtgggatggagagagagagggagaattggagaaagagggggagggcgagagagagactgtttaTCTCGGGTTAAGTCATCCTTTATAATATGATAATTTGGCAGTTTAGTTTGTCCAAAAAACCTAAGCTAATtaacatacatacagtggggcaaaaaagtatttagtcagccaccaattgtgcaggttctcccacttaaaaatatgagagaggcctgtaattttcatcattggtacacttgaactatgacagacaaaattagaaaaaaaaatccagaaaatcacgtaggatgtttaatgaatttatttgcaagtgttcacaagtttttcacacactgttgctggtattttggcccattcctccatgcagatctcctctagagcagtgatgttttggggctgttgctgggcaacacagactttcaactccctccaaagattttctatggggttgagatctggtccttgaaatgcttcttacgaagccactccgttgcccgggcagtgtgtttgggatcattgtcatgctgaaagacccagccacgtttcatcttcaatgcccttgctgatggaaggaggttttcactcaaaatctcacgatacatggccccattcattctttcctttacatggatcagtcatcctggtccctttgcagaaaaacagccccaaagcatgatgtttccacccctatgcttcacagtaggtatggtgttctttggatgcaactcagcattctttgtccttctttggatcatccaaatgctctctagcaaacttcagacgggcctggacatgtactggcttaagcagggggacacgtctggcactgcaggatttgagtccctggtgtgttactgatggtaggctttgttactttggtcccagctctctgcaggtcattcactaggtccccccgtgtgctTTTGGGATtgttgctcaccgttcttgtgatcattttgaccccacggggtaagatcttgcatggagccccagatcgaggtagattatcagtggtcttgtattgtcttccatttcctaataattgctcccacagttgatttcttcaaaccaagctgcttacctattgcagattcagtcttcccagcctggtgcaggtctacaattttgtttctggtgtcctttgacagctctttggtcttggccatagtggagtttggagtgtgactgtttgaggttgtggacaggtgtcttttatactgataacaagttcaaacaggtgccattaatacaggtaacaagtggaggacagaggagcctcttaaagaagaagttacaggtctgtgagagccagaaatcttgcttgtttgtaggtgaccaaatacttattttccaccataatttgcaaataaattcattaaaaatcctacaatgtgattttctggatttttttctcattttgtctgtcatagttgaagtgtacctatgatgaaaattacaggcctctctcatcttcttaagtgggagaacttgcacaattggtggctgactaaatacttttttgccccactgtaacatACGTATTCAGTATGTTGTCTATGACCCTGTTGTTCCCAAAACAATGCCCCCTACTAAGCTATCTGCATGACTAAACCCAATGTCTATTATACAGTGTCTGTATTGTGCTGAATAGATAGACTTATTGTTAACACCATAAACACTGTTCAAAAGCAAATCAACTTGTCTTTACAAACGCACCGTGAAGGTCATAAGAGCATCAGACTGTGAAATACCCAATCTATAATGTGTTTCTCCCCGGTTTCTTTTTCTTACAGCGTGAGATTCTTTCTAGGTAGCACCGTTGCAGCTAGCCGTTGTAGCCAGCAGCATCATCCACTCATTTCTCCCAGATGTGACAAAGCCATCTATCACATCTAAATTCGCaggcgagaaagagagacaccGCTGTTCTTGCCCTTGAGGCAAGGAGCCTCTCAGTACAGATTGTATAATAATGGTTTATCATACTATCCGTCATCAAAACGAAAAAAAAATGTTCCTTGGTAAGAATGTTTTCGAAAACgttaatatttattttattgagGTAAATCTTTTAAGAGTATCAAAAAAATGAAGTTATGGGAATCAAGAGGCTTTGTCGGTCAATGAGATTCATTGGATATGGCATGTATCTTGAATTGAGAATGACATTCACCCGTAGCCACCAGATAAACACTACTACCATTGGTAATGGTTTTAAATGTGCTTCTTGACTGTCCATCAACCATGACTAATACCAACGAGATTACAATACCATGTTGGGATTTTGATTTAGAGAGATTCAATTTCAGCACTCAATTGGACACCTGAGATCAATGTTGGACGCCCTGTACCAAATAATCTGGGTctgtattcataaagcgtctcagggtaggagtgctgatcaAAAATAATTCTGAGATGCTCTGTGAATACAGGCTCAGGTCCTGGTCCCTTACCTGCCCTGTAGGTCTTCCATATTGAGTCTTCCAACGTAGTGTGTGGCGGAGGACATGGTGACGACGCGGGAGCAGGCGTCGTGTCTCCCAGACCTCTTCAGTTTGTCCAGGAGGAGGTTTGTCAACAGGAAGTGTCCCAGGTAGTTCAGACCAAAGTGCAGCTCGAAACCATCCTCGGTCTTTCCCTCTGGAACCAGCATGATGCCGGCTATGAAGGACAAGCAATATGACATTTCAAACTaagtgctttacagatacccagcctaaaaaccccaaaGAGCGAGCAACGCAGAGGCAGAAGCAGAGTGGCTAGGATAAACTCCCTAGGAATGTTTAATCAGTATGTCAATAAGATATAACAGCTGCCAATGCCGATATACAGTAACATACTTCTGTTGAGTGATTGTGAATGGATAAATTCATGGAACCGCTAAGGTCGTGGGTTCAATTCTCAATTAAAGTAAgacttacagtacagtgagtgcatacatttttagtTTGTGTAGGCCTTAATTCCCTTATCACGTGATCATTAAAAACACTCCCTCTATAGACGACTGACCTCTCGGTGTGCCGTAACACTTACAGACGATGGTCAACAAGACCTGTCTGCAGATCAGTCTATGGTCTCTCAAGCTTCCCCTAATGCAGATTGAAACAGCTCATTACTCAAACCTCAACACCATTGGCTACATGGTAATGGAGGTTACGACGATGTGTTTGTCAATAACACTATTGGACATGCCATTAGACGGCTAAAGTGAAAGAGAGACAAGGCGACATTAGGCCTTGCTTAGCTTACTAAAGCCTAGGGCATAGACAGAGAAAACTCACGGCGTGATGACAACTCTACTGGCGGGGGGGGGTTCAGGGAAATCAGAATGCTATAGggtcctgcatcccaaatggcaccgtattctgTATTTAGTACAgaacatttgaccagagccctacgggTCCCcgtcaaaagtagcacactatatagagaatagggtgccgtttgggacccATCCTGGGTCTGTGTAGCGATGACCTTTCCCTATCATTACTCTCTCAATGGGACGACACTAACGCCTGCCCTATGTCCTACCTTCGGCATCTACTATCCATTATCTATCAGCCGGGTGTGATATGTGATGTTAGCTGCTGAGAGCATCTTGCAGACTGGTGAATTATTAATTCAGCCTGTTTGTGGGCAGAGAGCGGCTGACTGTTACCCCAAGCCAGTCGGTACCGGAGTCTCCATAGACCTTCTCTCAATAAAAGCTATTTTGTTCAAGCAAACTGCCCTGGAGGACTACACAATAGGGCTTCACctgaaatggcaccatattcctatagcaGAGCACTACCTCATAGTGCTATGATCAAAAGCGGTgcgccatagggaatagggtgccatttcggaagCCCCCtaggaccatgagacactgtattTTCAAGGGATGACGACAACCAGTGTTTGCTTGATTTTTCAGATGAAATAACTATGCTATGATTCTCTTTAAAAGGTGAATATTGTGGTGTATTGAATAAAGAGGTTGTTTGGTGTATAAGTACCATTGTTCACAAGGACGTGAAGTGGTAGAGCCCTGGCTTTAAACCTTTGGACAAACTGCCGTACGGACTTTAGGGAACACAGGTCCAGGATCAGAAATTCCACTGTGAACAGAacccaaaaacacacaaacaacattAACATTCTTCTATGCCTAAATATACCGACATCTAACTTATAGCATCAACTAATCACAAACAAACATTACAATTTAACTATGCTATAATACATAGATGTCTGGTTAGCTACAGTAGTACTAACACAGGTCAGGACATCATCCTTTCATTTAGTTTTACATCAACCATTGACAGACAGTAAAGTGATCATATCAGTCCATAAACTGCAAGACAGATTATTGCAAAAACCTTCAATGAGTAGAAGTACATTTTAAAaaagcagcacaacattgcttagaatcaagggcaatggtgacatcattgaggacctttaaggttgcagtgacacatccataacctgagcggtaACCAGATTGCACaccagagagaacactataggcaACAAGAAAGCCAGtgagttgattattgacaagtttttccaacacttttgataaacagggcaaaatagaaataggcctataacagttgggatcagcttgatctccccctttaaataaaggacgaactGTGGCTggcttccaagcaatgggaacctccccagagaggagagagagtgattaaaaaggtcagagacagGCTTGGCGAtaataggggcagcaaccttaaagaagaaagggtctaaaccatctgacccagatgttttttagGGCttaagtttaaggagctcctttagcacctcggactcagtgaccgtCTGCAGGGGAAAACGTTGCAGCGGGGAAAAAGAGAGTCCTCTCCTTGCTTTTAATATCTCAGGAATCCTAATTATGCAAATCCTAATCTTTTATTTCCTTTCCCCCTGAAGGATAAAGCAGCTGTATGATAAGCTATGGTCTCATTCAATAGTACACTATAAACCGTGAGACAAAAACTAAAACACAAGGTAGATTACATTATGGCAATACACTCAGTAACCTGGCATGAATTAAACATGATCTCATCGGCAGTTGAATAAAAGAGCACAAAGCACGAGTAGATGTAGATGTATATCTAATATTCTCTGGTATGAAAACTATAACCGACGAAACGTTGTTACAAGAAAAGGTGGAGAGTTAATTGTGTATGCAGGAATCATTCTTATGGGCCAAATGATAGCGTGTTTATTTATCACCACAGGAAGTGACAGAGTGGACAGAGAGCTTCACTGAACTTTACTCATCTGCATAACAGTGCAAGGGAAATAAATACACTTCTTGATCATGGCTCCATCATAAAAAGGGCCACATTAAATCCTAATTACACGAAGTCAAAGCATTTTAAAAGTCAACGCTATAATGAGACAGGAACAAGAATGTCATGACTGAAGCTAGCTCTACGGCTAGGAATCCAGGGTTTTACACAATAGTATTGAGTAATGACAttagctccacacacacacacacacacacacacacacacacacacacacacacacacacacacacacacacacacacacacacacacacacacacacacacacacacacacacaaatcagaatGTCATATCTCTGAACCACTTGGCACAGCTTGTGGCGTCCCCGAACTGAGTGCTCAAGCACATAATTAAACAAATTTTGTCCCATAATTAGGTATTGTCCCATAATTAGGTAAATTACTCTGCATTACACTAATCACGGGACTCTTCCCCACTGAGTGTAAAGAGTGAACAGTGTTTCAAGCATTGTTGAGCGGCCATATAAATGGCTCCAGAAAATAAGACTAGAGAAATCTGCTTTAAATGTGGATGTTCTGTTGGGAAGGAGAACTACAGATGAAAAGATATTCAGCTACTCTTGGTAGGAAAATGGAAGTTTGCTTCAAAAATCAACCTTTTATTGTTAAAACCATTCTGAAAATAGCTTCATAAGGGTACTAGGAAAGACCCATaggcgatgtgtgtgtgtgtgtatactaacaACCCATAACTGTAATGTACAAATATGTGTAAAGCGAGGGGTCAAAGAGGTCAATTGACAGCCCTGTAGCTgtagaaaggagaggacagaggacatctCTCTGTAATACTCAGTGTGTTGTGTGAGTCAACAAAGGCCTTGCTAGCTAACGATCTTGTATCTTAAGTGGGAGATAACAAAACATGCCCCCGGCTAATGGCTTGTATAAGGTCATCCCAAGAGACCGTGATTTACAAAGAGTAGAAAGTGGAGAGAGGCTGTTCTTTGTCCCTTGTATGAGTAAGCTAAATATATGGTGGTTATAGGCTTCAATTAATCTAATACCGTACAAATATCCCAACAAATGCATATTTATTCGCTTTCTCCTCAGTCCTTTCTTCCTCTCAAACTCTTAGGATTTTACGGTGAATTTATCCTCCGAAAATGAACATatccataaaaaaataaaataacttcACTGAGAATGTGTGAATCCCCAATAAGCTCTCTCTATTCTAATCACTGTCCAATTTTGACCAATATTTGCATAGATTACAATAATTCATTGGAAAAAATATCCATACTGTAGTAAATATTTTTCCAATCCATCTCTAGTGCCAGAGCTTTGTCACGGTGCCAGACCTGTCATGAAGGAAAGTAGGGTATCCTCTAGACTAGTCACAGTGCCAAAGAGCCAGCTGGAGGACACCGACTAGAAGGCGTCGTGCCATCTGGAATATCAACAAAGACGTATCATCCAAAGACGTGTTGAAATACTGCCATCTTCCTGAATTACATTCTCTCCCTGACCAGTTCCGACTGCTGCTGTACATAGACAAACTGACCAGCTGCTGTCCAATAACAGGACAGAGGACTGGAAACAGGCTGGCTGCTAGTTTGACCGTCCAGCTGCAACTCTGATAAGAGATTGATCGTCCACAATTATTTATAGGAGCTTATAGGATAGATTGATGCTGCTccgaaagaggaggaggagaaggcagATTGGATGGTAAATCAGCAGGATGTCTATTGGCATGAGATTCGTCTCTCGCTCTCCGTTGCAGAAAGGAGGTATGGAAGTCAGGAAGTTGTTAAAAGGAGATGGATGCAGCCACTGGTGTCGCAAACTAAAGCGCTGGGCTTTCTGACACGTTCCAAAAAAAAGTCACCAACTTTTATTGCTGTGACTCGGCAATGATCATAAAACCCCAGCAGATACAGCACGTTTCTAGATGACCGTAAATAACAGGTTGATTGTACAGTAGtacattaaacccctacaactcatccagaacgccgcagcccgtctggtgttcaaccttcccaagttctctcacgtcaccccgctcctccgctctctccactggcttccagttgaagctcgcatccgctataagaccatggtgcttgcctacggagctgtgaggggaacggcacctcagtacctccaggctctgatcaggccctacacccaaacaagggcactgcgttcatccacctctggcctgctcgcctccctaccactgaggaagtacagttcccgctcagcccagtcaaaactgttcgctgctctggccccccaatggtggaacaaactccctcacgacgccaggacagcggagtcaatcaccaccttccggagacacccgaaaccccacctcttcaaggaatacctaggatagggtaagtaatccttctcaccccccccctaaaaagatttagatgcactattgtaaagtggctgttccactggatgtcttaaggtgtatgcaccaatttgtaagtcgctctggataagagcgtctgctaaatgacttaaatgtaaatgtaaatgtacagtggTTGTGGTCCCGCAGTATCACACCAAAATGTGTCATATGGACAAAGGCTCAGACACGGCGATGACAAAACAGCTAAAAGCAGCGGTGGATGTCCGGTCTTTTGCCCACATCACCTGCTGGGTTCTCAACGAGCTATTTTTGACGTTTTGTAAAATCATCGGGAAATCGACGGCTGATATTCTGGTCAGAGGCATGCGGCCGTCCATAGTTCTGGGCCCGGCTTCCCAAAACCATTGAGGTTAAATTCATTGTTAGAACTTTGTCGGATCATCTTTAAATCTCGGGACTGTTTCACAAATCCATCGTCACTACAGTTGCCATTGAAAATGCTTGTTATTTATTGggaacagacaacagcacaaagggcaagaaggtagagacaacaatacatcacgcaaagcagccacaactgtcagtaagtgtccatgattcagtctttgaatgaagagattgaggtAAAACtatccagtttgagtgtttgttgcagctcgttcaagtcgctagctgcagcgaactgaacaTTTGAGCGGCCCAGGGATGCGTGTGCTTTGGGgatctttaacagaatgtgactcgcagaacgggtgttgtatgtggaggatgagggctgcagtagatatcttagATATCTTAGACAGGGGGGAGTGGGGGGTACAGAGAtaaccagtttacagaggagtatagagtgcagtgatgtgtcctataaggagcattggtggtaaATCTAATAGCTGAATGGTAAAGAACCGCTCgggagcacccttacctgccgatctataaatgacatctccgtaatctagcatatGTAGGtaggtcatctgaatcagggttagtttggcagctggggtgaaagaggaacgAATTACAATGGAGAAAACCAAGTCTAGATTGAATCTTTGCCTGCAGCTGAGAGAAGgccagtgtaccatctagccatactcccaagtattTGTAtgtaggtgactacctcaagctctaaaccctcaggggtagtaatcacacctgtggggagagtggcattcttcttaccaaaccacatgacctttgttttggaggtgttcagcacaaggttaagggcagagaaagctttgttgtagagtgtTTAACACAAAATCAGGGGAGGGACCTActgagtataagactatcatctgcatataaatggacgagagagcttcctactgcctgagctacagtggggcaaaaaagtatttagtcagccaccaattgtgcaagttcacccacttaaaaagatgaacgaggcctgtaattttcatcatatgtacacttcaactatgacagacaaaatgagaagaaaatccagaaaatcacattgtaggatttttaaatgaatttatttgcagattatggtggaaaataagtatttggtcaataacaaaagtttctctcaatactttgtcatgtaccctttgttggcaatgacagaggtcaaacattttctgtaagtcttcacaaggttttcacacactgttgctggtattttggcccattcctccatgcagatctcctctagagcagtgatgttttgggtctgttgctgggcaacacggactttcaactccctccaaagattttctatggggttgagatctggagactggctaggccactccaggaccgtgaaatgcttcttacgaagccactccttcattgccccggcggtgtgtttgggatcattgtcatgctgaaagacccagccacgtttcatcttcaatgcccttgctgatggaaggaggttttcactcaaaatctcatgatacatggccccattcattctttcctttacacggatcagtcatcctggtccctttgcagaaaaacagccccaaagcatgatgtttccacccccatgcttcacagtaggtatggtgttctttggatgcaactcagcattctttgtcctccaaatacGACAAGttaagtttttaccaaaaagttctattttggtttcatctgaccatatgacattctcccaatc encodes:
- the dhrsx gene encoding dehydrogenase/reductase SDR family member on chromosome X isoform X1, yielding MWLLSFILPILRLYLVGVKVLLYQLFNKSFTLPVLPKQNGRVAIVTGGARGMGYETARHLASLGMHVVIAGNSEEEGLQAVKKIHEEGSEGKVEFLILDLCSLKSVRQFVQRFKARALPLHVLVNNAGIMLVPEGKTEDGFELHFGLNYLGHFLLTNLLLDKLKRSGRHDACSRVVTMSSATHYVGRLNMEDLQGRSCYSAHGAYSQSKLALVLFTYHLQERLTAAGLPVTSNAVDPGMVDTDLYNNLCIPAQAAKKPVAKMLFRTPAEGASTAILAATASQLEGVGGCYFYNGERTESADITYDHNVRAELWKQSCALVGLQEA
- the dhrsx gene encoding dehydrogenase/reductase SDR family member on chromosome X isoform X2 — translated: MGYETARHLASLGMHVVIAGNSEEEGLQAVKKIHEEGSEGKVEFLILDLCSLKSVRQFVQRFKARALPLHVLVNNAGIMLVPEGKTEDGFELHFGLNYLGHFLLTNLLLDKLKRSGRHDACSRVVTMSSATHYVGRLNMEDLQGRSCYSAHGAYSQSKLALVLFTYHLQERLTAAGLPVTSNAVDPGMVDTDLYNNLCIPAQAAKKPVAKMLFRTPAEGASTAILAATASQLEGVGGCYFYNGERTESADITYDHNVRAELWKQSCALVGLQEA